The Monodelphis domestica isolate mMonDom1 chromosome 7, mMonDom1.pri, whole genome shotgun sequence genome window below encodes:
- the PPM1M gene encoding protein phosphatase 1M isoform X2: MHLSGCRICPSDPLFVEEKGIRAQDLVIGAIEEAFQECDTVIGHEMTATGQSGGCTALIILYLEGKLYVANAGDSRAILVQKEGMKAVSSEFTPETERRRIQHLAFIDPRLLANEFTRLEFPRRLKGEDLGQKVLFRDYNMNGWGYKQVEKSDLKYPLVIGQGKQARLLGTLAVSRGLGDHQLKVLDSDIDIKPFLLSIPEVTVIDLEQEETQENDVIIMATDGLWDVLSNEQVAQLTRTFLQDNRHDSNRFSELAKLLIHRTQGREQSTWEQSSTGKVLVSYDDISVFVIPLHHKKQNSGDS, encoded by the exons ATGCACCTCAGTGGCTGCCGCATCTGCCCCAGTGACCCCCTGTTTGTGGAGGAGAAGGGAATCCGGGCACAAGATCTGGTGATTGGAGCCATAGAGGAGGCTTTCCAGGAATGT GACACAGTGATTGGGCACGAGATGACAGCCACTGGCCAGTCTGGGGGCTGCACAGCTCTGATCATCCTCTACCTGGAGGGGAAGCTATATGTTGCCAATGCTGGGGATAGCAG GGCCATACTTGTGCAGAAAGAGGGCATGAAAGCTGTGAGTTCTGAGTTTACCcctgagacagagagacggagaatCCAGCATTTG GCCTTCATTGATCCCAGGCTTCTGGCAAATGAGTTTACCAGGCTGGAGTTTCCTCGACGCCTGAAAGGTGAAGACTTAGGCCAGAAGGTGCTATTTCGAGACTACAACATGAATGGCTG GGGCTACAAACAAGTGGAGAAATCAGACCTCAAATACCCACTGGTTATTGGACAGGGCAAGCAG GCTCGTTTGTTGGGCACTCTGGCGGTGTCCAGAGGCCTGGGAGACCATCAGCTGAAGGTTCTGGACTCCGATATCGACATcaagccttttcttctctccatccCTGAG GTCACTGTAATAGATCTGGAACAAGAAGAGACTCAGGAGAATGATGTGATCATCATGGCCACTGATGGGCTCTGGGATGTCCTGTCTAATGAACAAGTAGCCCAGTTAACTCGTACCTTCCTCCAAGACAACAGACATGACTCTAACAG GTTCTCAGAACTGGCCAAATTGTTGATCCACAGGACCCAGGGCAGAGAGCAAAGCACCTGGGAACAGAGCTCAACTGGGAAAGTGCTGGTATCTTATGATGATATCTCTGTGTTTGTGATTCCCTTGCaccataaaaaacaaaacagtgggGATTCCTGA
- the WDR82 gene encoding WD repeat-containing protein 82 yields the protein MKLTDIVLRSFRVAKVFRENSDKINCFDFSPNGETVISSSDDDSIVLYDCQEGKPKRTLYSKKYGVDLIRYTHAANTVVYSSNKIDDTIRYLSLHDNKYIRYFPGHNKRVVALSMSPIDDTFISGSLDKTIRLWDLRSPNCQGLMHLQGKPVCSFDPEGLIFAAGVNSEMVKLYDLRSFDKGPFATFKMQYDRNCEWTGLKFSNDGKLILISTNGSFIRLIDAFKGAVMHTFGGYNNSKAVTLEASFTPDSQFIMIGSDDGKIHVWNGESGIKVAVLDGKHTGPITCLQFNPKFMTFASACSNMAFWLPTIDD from the exons ATGAAGCTGACGGACATCGTGCTGCGGAGCTTCCGCGTGGCCAAGGTGTTCCGGGAGAACTCGGACAAGATCAACTGCTTCGATTTCAGCCCCAATGGCGAGACCGTCATCTCCAGCAGCGACGACGACTCCATCGTCCTGTACGACTGTCAGGAGGGCAA accaaagagaacactgtacagtaAGAAGTATGGAGTGGACCTAATCAGATACACACATGCAGCAAACACTGTAGTGTACAGTTCTAACAAAATAGATG ATACAATCCGCTACCTGTCCTTGCACGATAACAAATACATCCGGTATTTCCCAGGACACAACAAGAG GGTGGTAGCCTTGTCCATGTCACCAATAGATGATACTTTTATCTCTGGGTCCCTGGATAAAACCATCCGACTCTGGGATCTTCGGTCTCCTAACTGCCAG GGCCTAATGCATCTCCAAGGAAAACCAGTTTGTTCTTTTGATCCAGAAGGGTTAATTTTTGCTGCTGGAGTCAATTCTGAAATGGTTAAACTTTATGACCTTCGTTCTTTTGATAAG GGGCCATTTGCTACCTTCAAAATGCAGTATGATAGGAACTGTGAGTGGACAGGTTTAAAGTTCAGCAATGATGGCAAACTCATCCTTATATCTACTAATGGCAGTTTCATCCGTCTGATTGATGCATTTAAGGGCGCAGTAATGCATACATTTGGG GGGTATAATAACAGTAAAGCTGTCACATTGGAGGCCTCCTTCACTCCAGATTCTCAGTTTATCATGATTG GCTCAGATGACGGTAAAATTCATGTCTGGAATGGAGAAAGTGGCATAAAGGTGGCTGTGTTGGATGGGAAACATACTGGTCCCATAACCTGTTTGCAATTCAATCCCAAATTCATGACCTTTGCCAGTGCATGTTCTAACATG GCATTCTGGCTGCCCACCATTGATGACTGA
- the PPM1M gene encoding protein phosphatase 1M isoform X1, with product MRAPRGQSPASAPMSAEWFRRRFLHRAPSWGRGQSEPRVWGTGPGDTVGPQACGRARPAGPFPYRRPKFLRGVGPPPRPDPYLDAQIRPRPVYCPAPDRPLPWNAGYAEVINAEKSEFNEDQAACGQLSIKHREFGDSEDQEWMILCQEEYVTGCYWALFDGHGGPTAAVIASNVLHSCLRRKLEDVVGGILAPQPPMHLSGCRICPSDPLFVEEKGIRAQDLVIGAIEEAFQECDTVIGHEMTATGQSGGCTALIILYLEGKLYVANAGDSRAILVQKEGMKAVSSEFTPETERRRIQHLAFIDPRLLANEFTRLEFPRRLKGEDLGQKVLFRDYNMNGWGYKQVEKSDLKYPLVIGQGKQARLLGTLAVSRGLGDHQLKVLDSDIDIKPFLLSIPEVTVIDLEQEETQENDVIIMATDGLWDVLSNEQVAQLTRTFLQDNRHDSNRFSELAKLLIHRTQGREQSTWEQSSTGKVLVSYDDISVFVIPLHHKKQNSGDS from the exons ATGAGGGCCCCGCGGGGGCAGTCCCCTGCCTCTGCGCCCATGTCCGCAGAATGGTTCCGGCGCCGTTTCCTGCACCGGGCACCCTCCTGGGGCCGGGGCCAATCCGAGCCAAGGGTATGGGGCACCGGCCCAGGCGACACCGTGGGACCCCAAGCCTGTGGCCGAGCCCGGCCCGCCGGTCCGTTCCCCTACCGGCGGCCCAAGTTCCTGCGGGGCGTCGGTCCGCCTCCCCGGCCTGACCCTTACCTCGATGCTCAGATCCGTCCGAGGCCAGTCTACTGTCCTGCCCCAGACCGGCCTCTGCCTTGGAACGCGGGTTACGCTGA GGTTATTAATGCAGAGAAGTCCGAGTTCAACGAAGACCAGGCAGCATGTGGTCAGCTGTCCATCAAGCATAGGGAATTTGGGGACAGTGAAGACCAGGAATGGATGATCCTATGCCAGGAGGAG TATGTTACTGGATGCTACTGGGCACTGTTTGATGGCCATGGGGGACCTACTGCTGCAGTCATTGCCTCCAACGTCTTGCATAGCTGCTTGCGGAGAAAGCTGGAAGATGTAGTGGGGGGCATCTTGGCCCCCCAACCCCCTATGCACCTCAGTGGCTGCCGCATCTGCCCCAGTGACCCCCTGTTTGTGGAGGAGAAGGGAATCCGGGCACAAGATCTGGTGATTGGAGCCATAGAGGAGGCTTTCCAGGAATGT GACACAGTGATTGGGCACGAGATGACAGCCACTGGCCAGTCTGGGGGCTGCACAGCTCTGATCATCCTCTACCTGGAGGGGAAGCTATATGTTGCCAATGCTGGGGATAGCAG GGCCATACTTGTGCAGAAAGAGGGCATGAAAGCTGTGAGTTCTGAGTTTACCcctgagacagagagacggagaatCCAGCATTTG GCCTTCATTGATCCCAGGCTTCTGGCAAATGAGTTTACCAGGCTGGAGTTTCCTCGACGCCTGAAAGGTGAAGACTTAGGCCAGAAGGTGCTATTTCGAGACTACAACATGAATGGCTG GGGCTACAAACAAGTGGAGAAATCAGACCTCAAATACCCACTGGTTATTGGACAGGGCAAGCAG GCTCGTTTGTTGGGCACTCTGGCGGTGTCCAGAGGCCTGGGAGACCATCAGCTGAAGGTTCTGGACTCCGATATCGACATcaagccttttcttctctccatccCTGAG GTCACTGTAATAGATCTGGAACAAGAAGAGACTCAGGAGAATGATGTGATCATCATGGCCACTGATGGGCTCTGGGATGTCCTGTCTAATGAACAAGTAGCCCAGTTAACTCGTACCTTCCTCCAAGACAACAGACATGACTCTAACAG GTTCTCAGAACTGGCCAAATTGTTGATCCACAGGACCCAGGGCAGAGAGCAAAGCACCTGGGAACAGAGCTCAACTGGGAAAGTGCTGGTATCTTATGATGATATCTCTGTGTTTGTGATTCCCTTGCaccataaaaaacaaaacagtgggGATTCCTGA